A single region of the Phaenicophaeus curvirostris isolate KB17595 chromosome 4, BPBGC_Pcur_1.0, whole genome shotgun sequence genome encodes:
- the RAB33B gene encoding ras-related protein Rab-33B, giving the protein MMSASSGDLESSLELSLTGSGALPPARSRIFKIIVIGDSNVGKTCLTYRFCAGRFPHRTEATIGVDFRERAVTIDGERIKIQLWDTAGQERFRKSMVQHYYRNVHAVVFVYDMTNIASFHSLPSWIEECKQHLLANDIPRILVGNKCDLRSAIQVPTDLAQKFADTHSMPLFETSAKNPNDNDHVEAIFMTLAHKLKSHKPLMLSQPPDRYEIHIKPETKPAMTCWC; this is encoded by the exons ATGATGTCCGCGTCCTCCGGCGACCTGGAGTCGTCGCTGGAGCTGAGCCTGACGGGCAGCGGCGCGCTGCCCCCCGCCCGCTCCCGCATCTTCAAGATCATCGTGATCGGCGACTCCAACGTGGGCAAGACCTGCCTCACCTACCGCTTCTGCGCCGGCCGCTTCCCGCACCGCACCGAGGCCACCATCGGCGTCGACTTCCGCGAGAGAGCCGTCACCATCGACGGCGAGCGCATCAAG ATCCAGCTATGGGATACGGCAGGCCAGGAGCGCTTCAGAAAGAGCATGGTGCAGCACTATTACAGGAATGTACATGCTGTTGTCTTTGTGTATGATATGACAAACATTGCCAGTTTTCACAGTCTGCCGTCATGGATAGAGGAATGCAAACAACACCTTCTTGCCAACGATATCCCACGGATTCTTGTTGGAAATAAGTGTGACCTGAGGAGTGCTATACAGGTACCTACGGACTTGGCCCAGAAGTTTGCTGATACTCACAGTATGCCCTTATTTGAAACCTCTGCCAAAAACCCCAATGACAATGACCACGTGGAGGCCATATTCATGACACTGGCTCACAAGCTTAAAAGTCACAAGCCATTAATGCTTAGTCAACCCCCAGATCGATATGAAATACATATAAAGCCTGAAACAAAACCTGCCATGACCTGCTGGTGTTAA
- the LOC138719548 gene encoding uncharacterized protein: MDRYRYFIFNQRNMVVLGLLQIAFSTVCVVSGFIDGIFRMESHLSKTRAPVWAGMVMGIPGVLALFSSQRKNPVLVNVLIAASTISSVAILIVIVYSSLTLNYGEEEELSSAPVHVIHTRFVLNKVVKGANIAMLAASVCSAFVVLAMAYLGCRSLPRCSCYDSVTGMEWLQPSEDQNQAVEMVCAVQSPQDKIFDFPDRFPAQDLDREEDASKPPPYIRMA; encoded by the exons ATGGATCGCTATCGGTATTTCATCTTCAACCAGAGGAATATGGTGGTGCTAGGTCTGCTCCAGATCGCCTTCAGCACGGTGTGCGTCGTCAGCGGGTTCATAGATGGCATTTTCAGAATGGAGTCTCATCTCAGCAAAACCAGAGCTCCAGTTTGGGCCGGGATG GTGATGGGAATCCCAGGAGTCctggctttgttttcctctcagaGGAAGAATCCAGTTCTC GTGAATGTGTTGATAGCTGCTTCCACAATCTCTTCTGTTGCCATCCTCATCGTAATAGTTTATAGCTCCCTCACACTGAACTAcggggaagaggaggagctgAGCTCTGCCCCAGTCCATGTTATCCATACA AGGTTTGTACTTAATAAAGTAGTCAAGGGTGCTAACATAGCCATGTTAGCTGCCTCTGTGTGCAGTGCCTTTGTTGTGCTGGCGATGGCTTACTTGGGATGCCGGAGTCTTCCGCGCTGCTCGTGCTACGACAGCGTAACGGGGATG gaatggttgcaaCCTAGTGAGGACCAAAATCAGGCTGTGGAAATGGTCTGCGCTGTACAAA GTCCTCAGGACAAAATTTTTGACTTCCCGGATCGGTTTCCAGCCCAGGACTTAGACAGAGAGGAAGATGCATCCAAACCTCCACCGTATATCAGGATGGCTTGA